From a single Glycine soja cultivar W05 chromosome 19, ASM419377v2, whole genome shotgun sequence genomic region:
- the LOC114398639 gene encoding uncharacterized protein LOC114398639: protein MANQGGGGGATMYHGLDRFQRNNPPTFKGGYDPEGAEAWLREIEKIFRVMECQDHQKVLFATHMLANEVEYWWENTRPRLEGAGGVVVQWETFRQTFLEKYFPEDVKNRKEMEFLELKQESMTMAEYATRFENLVRYFPHYQGEAGERSKCVKFVNGLRPEVKMKVNYHGIHSFAQLINMCRIFDEDQRETTAFYNNVNASHGKEKKHVTHSHAKSYSVPPGKYGNHSGGQRTSGGLQPVGGSSQPINRVSQPAGRGSGGSGAPAIVTTPLRCGKCGQLGHIARECTDREVTCFNCQGRVFALSGVDAAQSDELIQGDMFLSANQVEASLREDAQVYMILASISVETKTPVSDIPIVREFPEVFEEVSGLPPEREVEFSIDLVPGTGPISIAPYRMSPVELSELKKQLEEILEKQFVRPSVSPWGALVLLVKKKDGTMRLCVDYRQLNKVTIKNRYPLPRIDDLMDQLVGACVFNKIDLRFGYHQIRVKPEDVPKTAFRTRYGHYEYLVMPFGVTNAPGVFMDYMNRIFHPYLDSFVVVFIDDILVYSKTKEEHEEHLRVVLQTLKDNRLYAKLSKCDFWLEEVSFLGHVIFRGGIAVDPSKVEAVMSWESPKSVFEIRSFLGLAGYYRRFIEGFLS, encoded by the exons ATGGCCAATCAGGGAGGCGGTGGAGGAGCAACTATGTACCATGGGTTAGATCGCTTTCAGAGGAACAACCCACCTACCTTCAAAGGGGGTTATGATCCTGAGGGTGCTGAGGCTTGGCTGAGGGAGATTGAGAAGATCTTTCGTGTGATGGAATGTCAGGACCATCAAAAGGTGTTGTTTGCTACTCACATGCTAGCAAATGAGGTGGAGTACTGGTGGGAGAACACTCGCCCACGTCTAGAGGGAGCAGGTGGTGTTGTTGTTCAATGGGAGACCTTCAGACAAACTTTTTTGGAGAAGTATTTTCCAGAAGATGTGAAGAATAGGAAGGAGATGGAGTTTCTCGAGCTGAAACAGGAAAGTATGACGATGGCAGAGTATGCGACGAGGTTTGAGAACCTTGTAAGGTATTTTCCTCATTATCAGGGGGAAGCAGGGGAGAGGTCTAAGTGTGTGAAATTTGTCAATGGCCTCCGACCAGAAGTAAAGATGAAGGTGAATTATCACGGTATTCACAGCTTTGCACAGTTGATCAACATGTGTAGAATCTTTGATGAAGATCAGCGTGAAACGACTGCTTTCTACAACAATGTCAATGCTAGTCATGGGAAAGAGAAGAAGCATGTGACTCACAGTCATGCTAAGTCATATTCTGTCCCTCCCGGGAAATATGGAAACCATTCTGGGGGACAGAGGACCAGCGGAGGACTTCAACCAGTTGGTGGGAGTTCTCAGCCAATTAACAGGGTGTCTCAGCCTGCGGGTAGAGGTAGTGGTGGTAGTGGTGCTCCTGCTATTGTTACTACACCACTTAGGTGTGGGAAGTGTGGTCAGCTTGGGCATATTGCTCGTGAGTGCACAGATAGAGAGGTGACTTGCTTTAACTGCCAAG GGAGAGTGTTTGCTCTTAGTGGTGTTGATGCCGCACAGTCTGATGAACTTATCCAAG GTGATATGTTTTTGTCTGCTAACCAAGTTGAGGCATCTTTAAGGGAGGATGCACAGGTATACATGATCTTAGCTAGTATAAGTGTTGAGACCAAAACCCCTGTGAGTGATATACCAATTGTGAGAGAGTTTCCAGAGGTGTTTGAGGAGGTGTCAGGattaccacctgagagagaggTCGAGTTCTCTATAGACCTAGTGCCTGGTActggacccatatccatagcACCTTATAGGATGTCCCCTGTAGAGTTGAGtgagcttaagaaacagttagaggaAATCTTAGAGAAACAGTTTGTGAGGCCTAGTGTGTCACCCTGGGGAGCACTGGTGTTGTTAGTTAAGAAGAAGGATGGGACTATGAGGCTATGTGTAGATTATCGTCAGTTGAATAAGGTAACGATTAAGAATAGGTACCCTTTGCCTAGGATAGATGACCTGATGGATCAATTAGTAGGGGCTTGTGTGTTCAATAAGATAGATCTTAGGTTCGGTTACCACCAGATTAGAGTGAAGCCTGAAGATGTTCCGAAGACTGCCTTTAGGACCCGCTACGGTCATTATGAGTacttggttatgccttttggtgTGACCAACGCCCCTGGTGTGTTCATGGATTATATGAATAGGATCTTTCACCCCTACCTAGATAGTTTTGTAGTGGTCTTCATAGATGATATCTTGGTATATTCCAAGACTAAAGAGGAACATGAGGAGCATCTGAGAGTTGTGTTGCAAACCCTCAAAGACAATAGACTGtatgctaagttgtccaagtgtgatTTTTGGCTAGAGGAGGTGAGCTTCTTAGGGCACGTTATATTTAGGGGAGGGATAGCAGTAGATCCTTCCAAGGTAGAGGCGGTGATGAGTTGGGAGAGTCCTAAGTCAGTGTTTGAGATTAGGAGCTTTCTTGGCTTAGCAGGATACTACCGTAGATTCATAGAGGGTTTTCTAAGCTAG